In Leclercia sp. LSNIH1, the genomic stretch GAACCTGGCGCACATGATGCCGATGTCAGCGGTATGGGCTGGGCCGGAGAAGAACGAACACCTCGATGGCCCGCCGCTGATCGTCACCCGCACCGATGGCGCGACGCCGTTCCGGCTGGTGACGCACATCGGCGACGTGGGGCACACCCTTGTCGCCGGGCCGACCGGCATGGGCAAGTCGGTGCTGCTCGCCATCTTGGCCATGCAGTTCCGGCGCTACTTCGGCTCGCGGATCTTCGCCTTCGACATGGGCCGCTCGATGCGCGCCACCATCTTCGGCCTTGGCGGTGAGCACTATGACCTCGGCGCCGATGGCGGCATCGCCTTCCAGCCACTCGCGCGAATTGCCCACGAGGGCTACCGCACCTGGGCCGCCGAATGGGTGGAGGGCCGGCTGCTGCACGAAGGCGTGACGGTCGGCCCGGACGAGAAGGCTGCCATCTGGTCGGCGCTGAGAAGCCTTGCCGGTGCGCCGGTGGAGCAGCGCACCATGACCGGCTTGTCGGTGTTATTGCAGTTTAACGCGCTGCGCCAAGCGCTCGCGCCCTATGTGCTGGGCGGCGCACACGGCAAGCTGCTGGACGCTGACCACGACCGGCTGGGCATGGCCGACGTGCAGGGCTTCGAGATGGAAGAACTGATGCACAGCCCGGCCGCCGTGCAAGCGGTGCTGCGCTACCTGTTCGCCCGCTTCGACGAACGTTTCGACGGCGCGCCCACGCTGTTGATCCTCGATGAAGCGTGGCTGTTCCTCAATGAGCCGTCCTTCGCGGCCCGCATCCGGCAATGGCTCAAGACGCTCAGAAAAAAGAACGTCAGCGTCATCTTCGCCACGCAGTCGCTGGCCGACATCAAGGACTCGACCATCGCGCCAGCCATCATCGAAAGCTGCGCGAGCAGGATCTTCTTACCTAACCCGCAGGCCACCGAGCCGCAGATTCGCACGATCTACGAAGGCTTCGGCTTGAGCAGCCGCCAGATTGAGATCGTGGCGACCGCCCAGCCCAAGCGCGATTACTACTACCAGTCGCGCCTCGGCAATCGCCTGTTCGACCTCGACCTGGGGCCTGTCGCGCTCGCATTCGCGAGCGCATCCACCCCTCAAGACCAACGCGACATTGACCGCGTGCTGACGCAGGCCGGCGCTCCCGGCTTCGCCGGCGCGTGGCTGCGCCATCGCGGCCTCGGCTGGGCCGCCGACCTGCTGCCGTCCGCTCCGGCGGCAGCTTCCTTTCTCGCTTCTCAACCGCTGGAGGTTTCGCCATGATGACCAAGCCCCGTTTGCTCTCTGTCTCACTCGCTGCTGTGCTGTCGGTATCGCTGTTGGCCGTGCAGCCCGCATCCGCGCTGACGGTGTTCGACCCGTCCAACTTCGTGCAGAACACGCTGACCGCCGTGCGCACGCTGGAACAGATCAACAACCAGATCAACCAGCTCCAGAACGAGGCGCAGATGTTGATGAACCAGGCCAGGAACCTGGCAAATCTCGACTTCAACATCGTCAACCGCCTGCGCTCGACGCTCGCCACCACCGAGCGCCTGATCGCCGAGGCGCGCGGCTTGGCCTACGACGTGCAGAGCATGGATGCCACGTTCGCCCGCCTGTACCCGGAACAGTACGCCTCCACCATCAGCGGCGACCGCATGGCACAGGATGCCCGCGAACGCTGGCAGAACACCTTGAACGGCCTGCACACCGCGATGCGGATGCAGGCGCAGGTGTCGCAGAACCTCGCCCAAGACGAAAGCGCGCTGGCCGACCTCGTGAGCCAGAGCCAGTCGGCCACCGGCGCGCTGCAAGCGATGCAGGCGACGAACCAGCTCCTGGCTTTGCAGGCCAAGCAGTCGATCCAGGCGCAGCAGCTCCAGATCACGCAAGACCGGGCCGCTTCGCTGGAACTGGCGCGGCAAGCGGCGGCTATGGAGCGCGCCCGCGAAGTGCGGCGGCGCTTCCTCGGCACCGGCACGCCGTACACGCCGCAGTCCGTCAACTTCTACAACAACTGACCGGAGGCGGCCATGCGATGCGCTTCCGTCCTGCTGGCCGTGCTGCTGACCGCGTGCGGCCAGCAGCCGGCCGAGAACCTGGCCGACGCCCTGGCCGCAGATCCGGTGCGGCTCAAGGCGTTGCGCGGGCAATGCGCGGTCGACCGGCAGGCCATGGGCGAGGATGCCTGCCGCGCCGCCGCCGAAGCCTTCCGGCGGCGCTTCTTCGCCGGCCATACCGGGCCGGATGAATACAACTCGCTGGCTGAACTCCCGCCGATTCCGCCGAGCTTCGATACGCCCGCAGATGAATTGCCAGAGGGCGCCGTTCCGCTCACTCCGCCCGAGGATTCGCCATGAACGACGTGACCATCATCGACCGTTTCCTCGATACGTTCTCGCGCTACATCGACTCGGGCTTCGGCTTATTGCAGGGCGAAGTGGCATTTCTCACCGCCACGCTCATCGTCATCGACATGACGATCGCTGGCCTGTATTGGGCCATGAGCCACGCCACCGGCCAGGGCGACGACGTGATCGCCAAGCTGCTGCGCAAGGTGCTCTATGTCGGCGCGTTCGCCTACATCATCGGCAACTTCAACTGGCTGGCGAGCATCGTGTTCCGCTCGTTCGCCGGCTTGGGAATCACCGCTACCGGCTCGGCCATCACGATGGAGAACTTT encodes the following:
- the trbE gene encoding conjugal transfer protein TrbE, which translates into the protein MLNLAEYRQRPALLADWLPWAGLVAPGVVLNKDGSFQRTFQFRGPDLDSATQGELIATSARQNNALRRTGSGWAFYIEAERMRASSYPQSSFPEPLSWLVDEERRAAFEESDGHFESVYHFTLQHLPPQESRARAAGMLYENRPTEGVDWRGRLDSFVAETDRVFDLLDGVMPEIAWLDDSQTLTYLHATVSTRRYRVGVPDVPFHIDALLADAALVGGLAPMLGDQHLRVVSVRGFPTSTWPGILDDLNRLGFAYRWSTRFLCLDKAEAERELGRLRRQWFAKRKNVIALLRETIFQQESPLVDTDASNKAADADAALQELGSDQVAFGYLTATVTVLDADPAVADEKLRMVERVIQGRGFVTIPETLNAVDAWLSSVPGNAYANVRQPIVSTLNLAHMMPMSAVWAGPEKNEHLDGPPLIVTRTDGATPFRLVTHIGDVGHTLVAGPTGMGKSVLLAILAMQFRRYFGSRIFAFDMGRSMRATIFGLGGEHYDLGADGGIAFQPLARIAHEGYRTWAAEWVEGRLLHEGVTVGPDEKAAIWSALRSLAGAPVEQRTMTGLSVLLQFNALRQALAPYVLGGAHGKLLDADHDRLGMADVQGFEMEELMHSPAAVQAVLRYLFARFDERFDGAPTLLILDEAWLFLNEPSFAARIRQWLKTLRKKNVSVIFATQSLADIKDSTIAPAIIESCASRIFLPNPQATEPQIRTIYEGFGLSSRQIEIVATAQPKRDYYYQSRLGNRLFDLDLGPVALAFASASTPQDQRDIDRVLTQAGAPGFAGAWLRHRGLGWAADLLPSAPAAASFLASQPLEVSP
- the trbJ gene encoding P-type conjugative transfer protein TrbJ, whose protein sequence is MMTKPRLLSVSLAAVLSVSLLAVQPASALTVFDPSNFVQNTLTAVRTLEQINNQINQLQNEAQMLMNQARNLANLDFNIVNRLRSTLATTERLIAEARGLAYDVQSMDATFARLYPEQYASTISGDRMAQDARERWQNTLNGLHTAMRMQAQVSQNLAQDESALADLVSQSQSATGALQAMQATNQLLALQAKQSIQAQQLQITQDRAASLELARQAAAMERAREVRRRFLGTGTPYTPQSVNFYNN